The following coding sequences lie in one Oncorhynchus nerka isolate Pitt River linkage group LG14, Oner_Uvic_2.0, whole genome shotgun sequence genomic window:
- the LOC115141737 gene encoding dual specificity protein phosphatase 14 gives MSFSQITQSLYLGGVDTVVKPIGLYSRNITLIVNATAEHPCPQYEGVECFQVPVLDQPHAPLACYFDAVAERIHNNHSGSTLVHCTAGRSRSPTLIMAYLMRYEGVSLRQAHEWVLKYRPHIRPNAGFWRQLMEYERRLYGKNTVRMAATSCGVLPEALDGQEAIYCVNG, from the coding sequence ATGTCATTCTCCCAGATCACCCAGTCTTTGTATCTGGGTGGTGTGGACACAGTCGTCAAGCCCATCGGTCTCTACAGTAGGAACATAACACTGATTGTCAACGCCACTGCAGAGCACCCCTGTCCTCAGTATGAGGGGGTGGAGTGTTTCCAGGTACCCGTACTGGACCAGCCTCACGCCCCCCTGGCCTGCTACTTCGATGCTGTTGCAGAACGTATCCATAACAACCACTCAGGGAGTACGCTGGTCCACTGCACTGCAGGCCGGAGCCGTTCTCCTACCCTGATCATGGCTTACCTGATGCGGTATGAGGGGGTATCACTGCGCCAGGCCCATGAGTGGGTCCTGAAGTACAGACCTCATATCCGACCCAATGCTGGTTTCTGGAGGCAGCTGATGGAGTATGAGAGGAGGCTCTATGGGAAGAATACTGTGAGGATGGCTGCTACCTCCTGTGGTGTGCTGCCTGAGGCTCTGGATGGACAGGAGGCTATTTACTGTGTGAATGGGTGA